Proteins encoded by one window of Fischerella sp. PCC 9605:
- a CDS encoding Tn3 family transposase, with amino-acid sequence MTLIDRTAYPRFKQYPSAKELTELYTPTLEELKFVKSRVRSHEGLLCFMVMLKSFQRLGYFPHPENVPITIIKHIRSYLKLRDWVTAIPTDRQRRNYQQAIREYLGVKSYDKAAQKLIAVVVSSAAEVKDHPADLINIAIEELVKERYELPTFNSLDRLVSHVRSITNNRLFHRISQGLSINEQAYLDQLLLGETSESIATLNLLKSPPKSAKLSHIKQLQIKFNQLMTFGDAKRLLSSIAPAKVKYLATHARALDISEFQDIKLSKRRTLLLCLLYEAQVKTRDHLVEMFIKRILKIQNNAKERLKELREKHLTQTSEMLGMFAQVLTASKETQDNLAALGEQVLSILDEHGGADLLLLKYEEIAAYNTNNHLPLMWRFYSANRKALFSLVRSLDIHSTSADESVIDALKFVLDNEHKRGKYLAFEINLDFISNNWRTLVVKEVEGTKLLVRQQLEICVFSYLANEFKTGDACVVGSESYADFREQLLTLSECEPMIEEYCSQLGFPSNPEDFVEYLRSCLTQVATEVDILCADGQQVTINQDGEPVLKRLKSSPEPKEVEQLEEKIRSLMPERSVLDILCNVEHWLNWTRHFGPLSGSESKLKQSAERYIFTTFGYGCNLGPNQTARHSRGVVTSHMISYTNRRHISTPKLEAAIRDMINAFNRFSLPSIWGTGKRAAADGSKFEIYENNLHSEYHIRYGGYGGIAYHHVSDKYIALFTHFITCGVWEAVYILDGLLKNLSDIQPDTLYADTQGQSGPVFAISYLLGIKLMPRIRNWKDLSFLRPCESVTYKYIDPLFKDVVNWNLIQLHWYDMMRVVLSIKAGKVMPSTLLRKLSSYSKKNRLYQAFLELGKVVRTMFLLEYISNARMRSEINAITNIVEKYHHFLDWVFFGKDGVITENDPIEQEKRLKYLDLVASAVILQNTVDMSLAIQTLTAQGYPVNHRFVASLSPYLTRHIKRYGDYVVNLHNIPQPFEAALHLPPEIFET; translated from the coding sequence ATGACCTTAATTGACCGTACAGCTTACCCAAGATTTAAACAATATCCCTCAGCGAAAGAACTAACTGAGCTTTATACCCCAACACTGGAAGAGCTTAAATTTGTCAAATCTCGTGTTCGTAGCCATGAAGGTTTACTTTGCTTCATGGTAATGTTGAAATCGTTTCAGAGACTGGGATATTTTCCGCATCCAGAAAATGTACCTATCACGATTATTAAACATATAAGGTCATATTTAAAATTACGTGATTGGGTGACAGCTATTCCCACAGACCGCCAAAGGCGTAATTATCAACAAGCAATTCGAGAATATTTGGGTGTCAAGTCTTATGATAAAGCTGCCCAAAAATTGATAGCTGTTGTTGTTAGTTCTGCCGCAGAAGTTAAAGACCATCCGGCTGATTTAATCAACATTGCAATTGAAGAATTGGTTAAAGAACGATATGAGTTACCAACATTCAATTCCCTAGACCGCTTAGTTAGCCATGTCCGTTCCATTACAAACAATCGATTATTTCATCGAATATCTCAGGGTCTATCTATTAATGAACAAGCTTATTTAGACCAACTATTATTAGGGGAAACCTCTGAATCAATCGCCACATTAAATTTATTAAAATCCCCACCTAAAAGTGCCAAACTGAGCCACATTAAACAACTGCAAATCAAGTTTAACCAGTTGATGACCTTTGGTGATGCTAAACGCTTGTTATCAAGTATTGCTCCGGCTAAAGTGAAATATTTAGCAACACACGCTAGGGCTTTAGATATATCAGAATTTCAAGATATTAAACTGTCTAAACGCCGTACATTGCTGTTGTGCTTGCTATACGAAGCCCAGGTCAAAACTCGTGACCATTTGGTAGAGATGTTTATCAAGCGTATCCTCAAGATTCAGAATAATGCCAAAGAAAGATTAAAAGAACTACGTGAGAAGCATTTGACCCAAACATCGGAAATGCTAGGGATGTTTGCACAGGTTTTAACTGCATCGAAAGAGACTCAAGATAATTTAGCTGCTTTAGGAGAGCAAGTTCTGTCCATCTTGGATGAACATGGTGGGGCAGATTTGCTACTGCTGAAATATGAAGAAATTGCCGCATACAACACCAACAATCATTTGCCATTAATGTGGCGGTTTTATTCAGCTAACCGCAAGGCGTTATTTAGTTTAGTACGCTCTCTAGATATTCATTCAACTTCTGCCGATGAGTCGGTAATTGATGCCTTAAAGTTCGTGTTAGATAATGAACATAAGCGGGGCAAATATTTAGCTTTTGAGATTAATTTAGATTTTATTAGTAATAACTGGCGAACTCTGGTTGTTAAGGAAGTTGAAGGGACTAAACTTTTAGTACGCCAACAGTTAGAAATTTGTGTATTTTCTTACTTAGCAAATGAATTTAAGACTGGGGATGCTTGTGTTGTTGGGTCAGAAAGTTACGCTGATTTCCGTGAACAATTGCTGACTCTATCAGAATGTGAACCCATGATAGAAGAATATTGTAGCCAGCTTGGATTCCCCTCCAATCCAGAAGATTTTGTTGAGTATTTACGCTCATGTTTAACCCAGGTGGCTACTGAAGTAGATATTCTTTGTGCGGATGGACAACAAGTAACAATTAATCAGGATGGTGAGCCTGTACTGAAGCGGCTGAAGTCTTCTCCTGAACCCAAGGAGGTCGAACAATTAGAGGAGAAAATTCGCTCTTTGATGCCAGAACGTAGTGTTTTAGACATTCTCTGCAATGTTGAGCATTGGCTGAACTGGACAAGGCATTTTGGCCCCCTTTCAGGAAGTGAATCCAAATTAAAGCAGTCGGCGGAACGCTATATTTTCACAACTTTTGGTTATGGGTGCAATCTTGGGCCTAATCAAACGGCACGTCATTCTAGGGGTGTGGTAACATCTCACATGATTTCTTATACCAATCGTCGCCATATCAGTACGCCCAAGCTTGAGGCGGCGATTCGGGATATGATCAATGCTTTCAACCGTTTCAGTTTACCCTCTATTTGGGGAACGGGGAAAAGAGCGGCGGCAGATGGTAGTAAGTTTGAGATTTACGAGAATAATCTACATAGTGAGTATCACATCCGCTATGGTGGATATGGTGGTATTGCTTATCACCATGTTTCTGATAAGTATATTGCTTTGTTTACCCACTTTATTACTTGTGGAGTTTGGGAAGCAGTATATATTTTAGACGGGTTACTGAAAAATCTTTCCGATATTCAACCCGATACTCTGTATGCAGATACCCAAGGTCAGTCGGGTCCTGTATTTGCTATCTCTTATCTTCTGGGTATCAAGTTGATGCCACGCATCCGTAATTGGAAGGATCTGAGTTTCCTGCGTCCTTGTGAGTCAGTCACTTACAAGTACATTGACCCCTTGTTTAAGGATGTAGTTAATTGGAATCTGATTCAGCTTCACTGGTATGACATGATGCGGGTGGTACTGTCGATTAAGGCGGGGAAGGTGATGCCTTCTACGCTCCTACGTAAGTTAAGCAGTTACAGCAAGAAAAACCGTCTTTATCAAGCTTTTTTGGAGTTAGGGAAGGTTGTGCGAACAATGTTTTTGTTGGAGTATATCTCCAATGCCAGGATGCGCTCCGAAATTAATGCAATTACAAATATTGTTGAGAAGTACCATCATTTCCTCGATTGGGTGTTTTTTGGTAAGGATGGCGTGATCACTGAAAATGACCCAATTGAGCAAGAGAAGCGGTTGAAGTACCTTGATTTGGTTGCTAGTGCTGTCATTTTACAGAATACTGTGGATATGTCGTTGGCTATTCAGACATTAACGGCACAAGGATATCCAGTTAATCATCGCTTTGTTGCTAGTTTAAGTCCTTACCTCACCAGACATATCAAGCGGTATGGCGATTATGTGGTCAATCTGCACAATATTCCCCAACCTTTTGAGGCGGCTCTTCATCTTCCTCCTGAAATTTTTGAAACCTAG
- a CDS encoding tyrosine-type recombinase/integrase produces the protein MTVKIPQLSKVGKTQSSPLQSPNSRKYAAVRTREYLLEKEIEAMRDALKKAGGRHAHRDSTLILLIYRHGLRVAEAAALRWEQIDWSGGNLHIKRVKRGTPSTHPLYGDEIRSLRKLQRDYPACAYIFQSSRFGPLAKDTIAGIVERAGKLALLPFPVHAHMLRHACGYALAAKGVDTRTIQGYLGHNNIQHTVRYTELSPVRFKGLWDE, from the coding sequence ATGACTGTAAAGATACCCCAACTATCGAAAGTTGGTAAAACCCAAAGTTCACCACTTCAATCTCCTAACTCTCGCAAGTATGCCGCAGTGAGGACAAGAGAATACTTACTGGAAAAAGAAATTGAGGCAATGCGAGATGCACTCAAGAAGGCTGGTGGTCGCCATGCTCATCGGGATTCGACCCTAATCCTATTGATTTACCGTCACGGACTGCGAGTGGCAGAAGCAGCAGCACTACGATGGGAGCAAATAGACTGGAGTGGTGGTAATCTCCATATTAAGCGAGTCAAGAGGGGAACTCCTTCCACACATCCACTATATGGTGATGAAATTCGCTCTCTGCGTAAACTCCAGCGTGATTATCCAGCTTGTGCTTATATTTTCCAGTCATCTCGCTTTGGTCCACTAGCGAAAGATACAATCGCTGGAATTGTCGAACGAGCTGGAAAACTAGCTTTGTTGCCGTTTCCAGTTCATGCTCATATGCTACGCCATGCTTGTGGATATGCTCTGGCGGCTAAAGGAGTAGACACACGTACCATTCAAGGTTATTTAGGACACAATAATATTCAACATACAGTCCGCTACACAGAACTATCACCAGTACGATTTAAGGGACTGTGGGATGAATAA
- a CDS encoding iron uptake porin: protein MQGSRLYADWAFQALQSLAERYAIISGYLDSTFQGNRAMSRYEFAAGLNAALEQMNGLIHDEPANIVSQDDLAVLQRLQEEFSAELATLREQVNPLEVRSAELETNQFSTTTKLAGQVIFAVNAGGFEGDRIIAPRGALITDNDPNPTFIYRATLNLNTSFTGTDLLQVRLVTGSDGADDNAGGFLEPNLGSTLDFSIPGRNDQFSIARLYYTFAPSNDLSLTIGSSITAPDFVDKNRYANVSFKDCSTQAFVNNFILFPRGRGAGAAIAWNPGAGAFHLRGVYIAGDAENSLPENQQVFGGGRPEDIRLFPVGGGGADGGLFGDPYQGVIELEYAPSETFALRLQYGGGRVFGSNFDVLGINAELA, encoded by the coding sequence TTGCAGGGATCTCGGCTCTATGCCGACTGGGCATTCCAAGCGCTTCAGTCTTTGGCTGAGCGATACGCTATCATTTCGGGCTACCTTGATAGTACATTTCAGGGAAACCGGGCAATGAGCCGCTATGAGTTTGCAGCAGGGTTGAACGCAGCCCTAGAGCAAATGAATGGACTCATTCATGATGAACCAGCAAACATCGTTTCTCAAGATGATTTAGCTGTATTGCAGCGACTTCAGGAAGAGTTTTCAGCAGAGTTAGCCACATTGCGAGAGCAAGTTAACCCGTTAGAAGTTCGTTCCGCTGAGTTAGAGACAAATCAGTTCTCCACAACAACAAAACTAGCAGGTCAAGTCATCTTTGCAGTGAACGCAGGCGGGTTTGAAGGCGATCGCATCATCGCTCCCAGAGGTGCTCTGATTACTGATAACGATCCAAATCCCACATTTATCTATAGAGCTACTCTAAACCTGAATACCAGTTTTACAGGAACAGACTTACTGCAAGTTCGCTTGGTGACAGGTAGCGACGGTGCTGACGATAATGCTGGTGGCTTCCTCGAACCAAATCTAGGAAGTACCCTGGATTTCTCAATTCCAGGTCGGAACGATCAATTTAGCATTGCCCGCCTCTATTACACCTTTGCTCCGTCTAATGACCTGAGTCTGACCATTGGATCATCCATTACGGCACCCGATTTTGTAGACAAAAATCGCTATGCCAACGTTAGCTTTAAAGATTGTTCTACTCAAGCTTTTGTGAATAACTTTATCCTGTTTCCTAGAGGCAGAGGAGCAGGTGCCGCGATTGCCTGGAATCCAGGTGCGGGAGCCTTCCATTTACGGGGAGTATACATCGCTGGAGATGCAGAAAATTCCCTTCCAGAAAATCAACAAGTATTTGGGGGTGGTAGACCTGAAGACATTCGACTATTCCCTGTTGGGGGCGGAGGGGCTGATGGGGGCTTATTTGGCGATCCTTATCAAGGAGTTATTGAATTAGAGTATGCACCGAGCGAAACCTTTGCCCTGCGCCTGCAATATGGCGGTGGTAGGGTATTTGGTAGCAATTTTGATGTTTTAGGGATCAATGCTGAACTGGCGTAG
- a CDS encoding carbohydrate porin, which produces MLNWRSDRLGVFGRYGYGSYPKTTVGDINPNYWMVGLAFPDLFMERAIAGIAVGQPFIENEVGNATQTNFEAFYNVPVNDYIQITPLIQAITNPGNQDLNGTIFTGTVRTVFSF; this is translated from the coding sequence ATGCTGAACTGGCGTAGCGATCGTCTGGGTGTGTTTGGACGATATGGCTATGGTTCTTACCCCAAAACTACGGTAGGAGATATTAACCCCAACTACTGGATGGTCGGGTTAGCATTTCCAGATCTATTTATGGAGCGAGCGATCGCAGGGATTGCAGTTGGTCAGCCATTCATTGAAAATGAGGTAGGAAATGCTACACAGACTAATTTTGAAGCATTCTATAATGTTCCGGTCAATGACTATATCCAAATCACACCCTTGATTCAAGCCATAACTAACCCTGGCAATCAAGATTTAAACGGTACAATTTTCACGGGTACAGTGCGAACGGTTTTTTCATTCTGA
- a CDS encoding MFS transporter: MARLETTIQERTNSLPVKLTLLLVSTLTVMAGATIAPSLPAMREHFAEVSSADYLVRLALTLPALFIALGAPFVGVAIDRLGRKPLLLFSLVLYGIAGSSGFVLSTLGLILVGRAFLGISVAGIMTTATTLIADYYSGSARAQFLGLQAGFMGLGGVLFLSLGGFLADGNWRSPFLIYVMALVLVPFTATFLPEPQRNQPTLTSSNATDTAQKFPLNLVVLTYGIALITQIVFYLIPTQLPFYLQQIANASPSQSGLAIALSTLFSATSSILYRQVKARLGFIAIYGIAFVNMALGYGLIGWAIGYAVVLVGLAIAGIGLGLLMPNMNLCLTSVTPDAFRGRVLSGITTSFFLGQFLSPLLSQPISYAVGLGTTYGLAAGLMLILTGFALVLFWRWR; this comes from the coding sequence ATGGCGAGACTGGAAACAACAATTCAGGAACGAACAAACTCGCTACCTGTTAAACTCACCCTGCTATTGGTCAGTACGCTCACCGTGATGGCAGGAGCAACAATCGCTCCCTCCCTACCAGCCATGCGGGAGCACTTTGCAGAAGTTTCCAGTGCAGACTACTTGGTGCGATTGGCGCTGACTCTCCCGGCTTTGTTTATTGCCCTCGGTGCTCCTTTTGTTGGCGTTGCTATTGACCGATTGGGACGTAAACCCTTGCTGCTATTCTCGTTGGTTCTTTATGGAATTGCAGGGAGTTCTGGATTTGTACTGAGTACCCTGGGATTGATTTTGGTGGGTCGAGCATTCCTGGGCATCAGTGTGGCGGGAATTATGACAACCGCTACCACCTTAATTGCTGACTACTACAGCGGATCTGCACGGGCACAATTCCTGGGTTTACAGGCAGGATTCATGGGTTTGGGAGGAGTCCTATTCCTTTCTCTGGGTGGCTTTCTAGCCGATGGGAATTGGCGATCGCCTTTTTTGATTTATGTCATGGCGCTAGTCTTGGTACCTTTCACAGCAACCTTTTTGCCAGAACCACAACGGAACCAACCCACCCTAACATCAAGCAATGCTACCGACACAGCGCAGAAATTCCCGCTCAATCTCGTGGTGCTGACCTACGGTATTGCGCTAATCACCCAGATTGTGTTCTACCTGATTCCAACTCAGTTGCCGTTCTATTTGCAGCAAATTGCCAATGCCAGCCCGTCCCAAAGTGGGTTGGCGATCGCGCTGTCAACCCTATTTTCAGCAACTAGCTCCATTCTCTATCGCCAGGTCAAAGCTCGTTTAGGGTTTATTGCAATTTACGGTATTGCGTTTGTCAACATGGCGCTGGGGTATGGATTGATCGGTTGGGCGATCGGCTATGCAGTCGTGCTAGTGGGGTTAGCGATCGCGGGTATAGGATTAGGGCTACTCATGCCGAATATGAATCTTTGTCTGACTTCTGTGACTCCTGATGCGTTTCGAGGCAGGGTTCTAAGCGGCATTACCACCAGTTTCTTTTTAGGGCAATTTCTGTCGCCCCTGCTGAGTCAGCCGATTAGTTATGCCGTCGGTCTTGGTACAACCTACGGTTTAGCCGCCGGATTGATGCTGATCTTAACGGGATTCGCCTTAGTCCTATTTTGGCGCTGGCGGTAG
- a CDS encoding GAF domain-containing protein, translating into MTDPTLPEAIQSILENYSEPESIFTALLPVVGEVLQCDRCFLYLRNPQTKFGKVAYCWRRSLEISDITDSDWKLEPASLPEEDPLFAAALRTHPSIYVEDVETANPEVVNKEFERKNFGHRALIHAHLCQDDQLWGILQPAVFGQKRVWSAFDHAVVTQLESKLTPLAIAYIKAASVKK; encoded by the coding sequence ATGACTGACCCGACTTTGCCAGAAGCTATACAAAGCATTTTGGAAAATTACAGTGAGCCAGAGTCCATATTTACTGCTTTACTTCCTGTAGTTGGGGAAGTATTGCAGTGCGATCGCTGTTTCCTCTATTTGAGAAATCCTCAAACTAAATTTGGCAAAGTTGCCTATTGCTGGCGTCGAAGTCTAGAGATTTCAGACATTACAGACTCAGATTGGAAATTAGAGCCAGCATCATTACCAGAAGAAGATCCCCTATTTGCCGCTGCACTCCGAACTCATCCTTCCATTTATGTTGAAGATGTGGAAACTGCAAACCCAGAGGTTGTCAATAAAGAATTTGAGCGCAAGAACTTCGGACATCGAGCGCTGATTCATGCTCATTTGTGTCAAGACGATCAACTTTGGGGTATTTTGCAGCCTGCTGTTTTTGGTCAAAAGCGAGTTTGGTCAGCATTTGACCACGCTGTTGTTACTCAACTTGAAAGTAAACTGACTCCCTTGGCGATCGCTTATATCAAAGCAGCTAGTGTTAAAAAATAA
- a CDS encoding rubredoxin-like domain-containing protein has protein sequence MFDQQWVCTVCGYNMIGEMPDICPFCGARHDKFVTWDEAEQTYRVMPHPINDYVTQLLSVPRLGFEHAAYRIETDDGAVWIDCPSAFNPDLEPVKAIYFTHKDFMGASNQYRELWGAKVYLHALDAKHPLAKPFPVDRPFDGDFTEHGIEAFHIDGHTPGFTIYIYDKVLFICDYAFPPGSRMRLNPFGPQDKILDGATRILEVISERSLETVCGFNFVTEFDSWHEDFKHLLEERSKRDGSN, from the coding sequence ATGTTCGATCAACAGTGGGTTTGTACCGTTTGTGGCTATAACATGATTGGCGAGATGCCTGATATCTGTCCGTTCTGCGGAGCACGCCATGATAAGTTTGTGACTTGGGATGAGGCAGAGCAAACTTATCGAGTGATGCCACACCCAATCAATGACTACGTCACACAATTGCTGTCTGTACCTCGTCTTGGCTTTGAACATGCGGCTTATCGCATTGAAACCGATGATGGTGCTGTCTGGATTGATTGTCCATCAGCATTCAATCCAGACTTGGAGCCAGTAAAAGCGATTTACTTTACCCATAAGGATTTCATGGGCGCGTCTAATCAGTATCGTGAACTCTGGGGGGCGAAAGTTTATCTACATGCTCTTGATGCCAAGCATCCGCTGGCTAAGCCATTTCCAGTTGATCGTCCCTTCGACGGTGACTTTACTGAGCACGGCATTGAAGCATTTCATATTGATGGGCACACACCGGGTTTCACGATTTATATCTATGACAAAGTGTTGTTTATCTGTGACTATGCATTCCCTCCAGGATCTAGGATGCGACTCAACCCCTTTGGGCCGCAAGACAAGATACTTGACGGTGCAACGCGGATACTAGAGGTTATTTCCGAGCGATCGCTGGAGACAGTCTGTGGTTTCAACTTTGTCACTGAATTTGATAGCTGGCATGAGGATTTCAAGCACCTACTCGAAGAGAGGAGCAAGCGCGATGGCAGTAACTGA
- a CDS encoding SRPBCC family protein has translation MAASQHKLHFSIDINAPRERVWKVLWEDATFRDWASVFTEGSYIESDWKEDGRFEFFDSSGSGGSYGIIEKLVPNEFISFKHLGEIREGKEYPFDDGDRLENYTLKEKDGITTLTLDHDIPKEYKSMFEDVTPKAFERIKELAEK, from the coding sequence ATGGCAGCAAGTCAGCACAAACTACATTTTTCAATCGATATTAATGCGCCAAGAGAAAGGGTCTGGAAGGTGCTCTGGGAAGACGCTACCTTTCGTGATTGGGCAAGCGTTTTTACGGAAGGATCGTATATCGAAAGCGACTGGAAAGAAGACGGTAGATTTGAGTTTTTTGATTCGAGCGGTAGTGGTGGTAGTTACGGCATCATTGAAAAGCTCGTGCCGAACGAATTTATATCTTTCAAGCATTTGGGAGAGATACGAGAAGGAAAAGAGTATCCATTTGATGACGGGGATAGGTTGGAAAATTATACGCTCAAGGAGAAAGACGGCATCACAACACTAACCCTCGATCATGATATTCCGAAAGAGTACAAGAGTATGTTTGAAGACGTGACCCCCAAGGCGTTTGAGAGGATAAAAGAGTTGGCGGAGAAATAA
- a CDS encoding helix-turn-helix domain-containing protein: MVTNEALRVNLAGEDGLSIYPNKALLSNNSTDWGGLYLQYHRQPPPEMLENFCPQHRLIVHDRTSRSPIVETFEGLNQLYPMSQGTVRVLPAQARTRAYWQTEHQFMMLAFEPELLAQHMAETTDVNDVELLPIINPSDPLIHSMGLALKAELESGGIGGRLYVDAMTTALMAHLLRHYSVHKYSLSPTISGLPRHTLWQVVDYIHEHLDQDLTLATLAAIARMSPSYFSRLFKQSTKLSPHQYVIQRRIDRAKQLLRQGELSIAEIAYSLGFTHQSHFSYHFKRLVGSSPKAFLNK; encoded by the coding sequence ATGGTGACAAACGAGGCTCTGAGGGTTAATCTGGCTGGAGAAGACGGTCTTTCAATTTACCCAAACAAAGCACTCCTGTCTAATAATTCAACCGATTGGGGTGGACTCTACCTGCAATATCACCGCCAACCGCCCCCTGAAATGCTTGAAAATTTCTGTCCGCAGCATCGCCTGATCGTTCACGATCGCACCTCGCGATCGCCCATCGTTGAAACCTTTGAAGGACTCAACCAGTTATATCCGATGAGCCAGGGGACGGTGAGAGTGTTACCCGCTCAGGCTCGAACCCGGGCGTATTGGCAGACAGAGCATCAGTTTATGATGCTGGCATTTGAACCAGAGTTATTGGCACAGCACATGGCTGAGACAACCGATGTCAACGATGTAGAACTGCTTCCTATCATCAATCCTTCCGATCCGCTGATTCACAGCATGGGGTTAGCGCTGAAAGCAGAATTGGAATCCGGTGGAATTGGGGGGCGTTTGTATGTCGATGCCATGACGACAGCATTGATGGCGCATCTGTTGCGGCATTATTCTGTTCATAAATATTCGCTGTCCCCAACCATCAGTGGTTTACCTAGACACACACTGTGGCAAGTGGTGGACTATATCCATGAACATCTCGACCAAGACTTAACGCTAGCAACGTTAGCGGCGATCGCTCGCATGAGTCCGAGTTACTTCTCCCGATTGTTCAAACAATCCACAAAGTTGTCACCCCATCAGTATGTGATTCAACGTCGCATTGATCGCGCCAAGCAGTTGTTGCGACAGGGCGAATTGAGTATTGCAGAAATTGCTTATTCTTTGGGGTTTACTCATCAAAGCCATTTTAGCTATCATTTCAAACGCCTGGTGGGCAGTAGTCCTAAAGCATTTCTCAACAAATAG
- a CDS encoding RNA polymerase sigma-70 factor: MSHLETFNQHRPLLFAIAYRMLGKVTDAEDMVQETFLRWQQTAQATVKSAKTYLLTIITRLCIDHLRSARMQREQYVGPWLPEPIVTQQTDDPAALLELADSLSMAFLVVLERLSPIERAVFLLREVFEYDYDEIAQMVGKSPANCRQILRRSRQHITAQRPRFPVSHQQQEEITAQFLEASTQGNLQGLLALLAKDVTYWSDGGGQVAAALKPLQGAMKVARFLLAVRSKWVSEAVTYIIDINGQPGIITFVDGCIHSVTTFDIVDGYIQSVYTVRNPEKLKRIMANLPS; encoded by the coding sequence ATGAGTCATCTCGAAACCTTTAACCAGCATCGTCCTCTTCTATTTGCGATCGCCTACCGGATGTTGGGAAAGGTTACTGATGCTGAAGACATGGTGCAAGAAACCTTCCTGCGCTGGCAGCAAACGGCCCAAGCCACGGTGAAATCTGCCAAAACGTATTTGTTAACGATTATTACCCGCCTCTGCATTGACCATCTGCGTTCTGCCCGCATGCAACGAGAACAATACGTGGGGCCGTGGCTACCCGAACCGATTGTGACTCAACAAACCGACGATCCAGCTGCTCTCTTAGAGTTGGCAGACTCACTTTCGATGGCGTTTTTAGTGGTTTTAGAACGCCTATCGCCCATCGAACGAGCCGTATTTCTGCTGCGGGAAGTCTTTGAGTATGACTACGATGAAATTGCCCAGATGGTAGGGAAAAGCCCAGCTAACTGCCGCCAAATTCTGCGGCGTTCGCGTCAGCATATTACTGCTCAACGTCCTCGCTTTCCTGTTTCCCATCAACAACAGGAGGAAATTACAGCGCAATTCCTGGAAGCTTCAACCCAGGGTAATTTGCAAGGTTTACTGGCACTTCTAGCAAAGGATGTCACCTATTGGTCGGATGGCGGAGGACAGGTTGCCGCTGCCCTGAAACCACTACAGGGGGCAATGAAAGTCGCTCGGTTTTTGCTGGCGGTTCGCAGCAAATGGGTTTCTGAGGCAGTTACTTACATCATCGACATTAATGGACAGCCTGGCATAATCACGTTTGTTGATGGCTGCATTCACAGCGTGACGACATTTGACATCGTGGATGGTTACATTCAATCTGTCTACACTGTCAGGAATCCAGAGAAGTTGAAGCGAATTATGGCAAATCTACCTTCATGA
- a CDS encoding carboxymuconolactone decarboxylase family protein — translation MQIRIEFGKTNAAAYQAMSHLERYVRGSGIEPTLLELIKIRASQINGCAFCIDMHTKDARRNGEMEQRIYALNAWRETPFFTPEERAVLAFTEAVTLIATDRVSDLLYEEVSRYFTQDEIANLLMAIVTINGWNRIAIATRMVPGSYEPQPLQERKTAPETLSA, via the coding sequence ATGCAGATCCGAATAGAGTTTGGAAAAACGAATGCAGCCGCTTATCAGGCAATGTCGCACCTGGAACGCTATGTTCGAGGCAGTGGTATCGAGCCAACACTGCTGGAACTGATTAAAATTCGAGCATCACAAATTAATGGCTGTGCGTTTTGCATTGATATGCATACCAAAGATGCCAGACGCAATGGGGAAATGGAGCAACGGATTTATGCTCTCAATGCGTGGCGGGAAACTCCTTTTTTTACCCCAGAAGAACGAGCAGTCCTTGCCTTTACAGAAGCCGTTACTCTGATTGCAACTGATCGCGTTTCAGATTTACTTTACGAGGAAGTAAGCCGTTATTTTACTCAGGATGAAATTGCCAATCTGTTGATGGCGATTGTTACCATCAATGGCTGGAATCGGATTGCGATCGCCACTCGCATGGTTCCCGGCAGCTATGAACCGCAACCATTGCAGGAAAGAAAAACGGCTCCTGAAACACTCTCTGCGTAA